The Drosophila sulfurigaster albostrigata strain 15112-1811.04 chromosome 3, ASM2355843v2, whole genome shotgun sequence genomic sequence ATCTATGCATGGAAAGGAAAAGTTAGAGATAAGCTCGTCTTTGTCAAGGTCGTTAGCAAGCGGAACAATGAAATGTACCTTGAAGTACTCCACGCCGGTTTTCTTGTACAGATTTTCCAATTCCAAGTACTCAACGGGGCTGCGTTTATGCTCCAGTCGCTGATCACTCGGATCGGTGTCCATAAACCAGATTTGCACCATCTTACTAGCTGAACTCTGTGCCCCAAAACAAGATCAAGACTGTTCTTAACAAAAAGAGCTTTCTTTGCAAAAAGCTGTTTTATTCAACACCTGTTTTTGAGTATGACCACAAgcaaaatgcttaaaatataccaaaatacagtAGCCCCCATAGCTGCTCCTTGGTTACACTTCttgcggtatatttgtatatttctcgAATCAAAGGCGCGTCATTTTAAACAACTTGAGTCCCGAGTGTTCTCAAACCATTATTTAGACTTTcgttacaaattataatttttttaaaatataaaatgcaaaacgagTAAAATTTCCAGTTTAgcataaatgaatatttttccaCATAAACACCTTTGCTTGGTCGTCTAGTTAGCCATTCGCTTGAGCTCAATATgacagcgttgccagactgtCGAAAATAGATTATTAGTTTCGTTTGACCgttaacattaaaaatttaatttaagtttttcttctttttttcgaAATCAAAATTGCAGTTAAATTCAATATGCAGTGCCTGCGTTTGCGTTTTCGTGGCATATTGCCGCGACTTGTGCCCATCCGTTATTATGCCAAAAAGACGGATATACCAGAAGACGTCATGGAGGAAATGGAAGAAGGattcataaatttatgcaattccGATTCGCCATCGTTGTTGCGCAAGTACTTAACGCGCGATCTCTTCGATGAGCTGAAGGTGAAGACAACGCCCACCTACAAATCGAATCTATTGGATTGCGTACGCTCTGGCATGTATAATTTCAACTCGAATGTGGGCATATATGCCGCCGATCCGGAGTCCTACAAAACATTTGCGAAACTTTTCGATCCCATTATCGAGGAGTATCATGGCTTTAAACAGGGTGACAAACATCCTGCCTGCTGCTTTGGCTACGGCTCCGATTTTCCCGATCTCGATCCGGAACGTAAATTCATTTTATCGACCCGTATACGTTGCGCCCGAAGCTTGGACGGATTTCCCTTCAATCCGATGCTAACGCACTGCGATTACGCCCAATTGCAGACGACGATCTGTCGGGCCTTCGATCGACTCTGTGGCGAATTCTCGGGCAAATATTTTGCGGTGTGCAACATGAAAGACAAggtaaaagaaaaactgatCGCCGATCATTACATGTTCCGCGAGGACGATCCGTTCCTGGAACAGGGAATGGCCTTCCGCTATTGGCCGCTGGGTCGGGGCATATACATGAATCGTCAGAAGACGTTTATTGTGTGGGTCAACGAAGAGGATCACGTGCGCATCATTTCGATGGAGAAGGGCGGCGATTTGGGTCGCGTATATGAGCGCATGATAATTGGCGTCGAGTCGCTGGCccatgaaatgaaattcgcTCACGATCCGCACCTGGGACATCTTAATTTTTGTCCCACGAATTTGGGTACCTCGATTCGCGCCTCGGTGCACATTAAGCTGCCCAGCATTAGCTCCGAGGCGACCGTTGTCGATGTGGCACAAAAATACAATCTCCAGGTGCGTGGGACGCGGGGCGAAAACTCATCACCCGACAATGGCATCTATGACATCTCGAATAAGCGTCGCATGGGCGTCACCGAGTATCAGATCATCACGGAGATGTACAACGGCATCAAGGCGATCATCGAGACCGAGTGTCAGGCGGCAATGGATATGGAGAGGATTATGAAGGCGACGGCCAAGGATAATATGGTGCTGAAGGGCGAGGAAATGCAGAAAATTAAGAGAGTGGATAAATGTTCGCCTAAGAAAAAGCCGGGCGATGAAAAAACAGATGATAAAAAGGGTGCCGCTAAAAAAACAGAAGCTAAGAAAGCTGGCGATAAGAAAACTGTAGCGAAGAAAGCTGCCGCTaaggcagctgcaactgcaactgcagctaaAAAAGTTGCTGCTAAAAAACCGCAAGCTAAGAAAGGTGGCGATAAAAAGGATAAGAAAGGTGGTGCaggcaaaaagaaataaatcaagtcAAGTAAAAATAGTGTTAAATGGTCCCTTAACCCATGTGAATTCTTATCATTAATCATTATTGTGATCTCAGAGAACATTTCAATTAGATTTCCCATTTCTTAGCAGCTTTGTTCTGTTAAAATTCGTAAATTTAtggaattttgaaatttgtatttggtttAAACTGAGCTTTCATTCCCATCCTATTTCAGAAATAAACATGATCGGTACACTCTGTGGAGGTTGTTGTTCACCTCGCAATATCCCtgacttttaattattattagttgaaggaattaaagaaattcatttatttaatgggACCAAAATAATGTTTATCGTATCCCACTTGTTGGTGCGTAgatattaagtattttattattattaacaaaaaaccTTCAGTCCTTATCCATTACTAAACATCGACACTGAACTTGGCACTCATAAGAATTGAACTTAATattcttttacatttttttcttttagggAAATGGGTCTAACAattcttttataataaaagtaagaaagccGCTACctattgtaaataaaacagcgcagtattattcataaaatataccaaaggctataattggtatattgatatggtacttCTTATaccaaccaaagcaattaagacaaGTAGTAAGCggttttcccatacaaaataatttcttaatttctaatcgcaaccaaatttctGGAATCATAAAAAGTGCTCTCGAAAATTAAAGCTCTATAtattatagtctctgagatctatgtTTATACGGACGGACGAACAGACGGAAATGTCTCTGCTGTTGACGCTATATATACTCTATAGGGTCGgaaatgcctccttctgcctgttacatacatttccttctACCGGGTATAGagtttgtaaaataaatcataaaaataaagtcaatttataaatttccaTCCTTTATATTTCTAGAATTTCATTGATTATAAAAGAATACAACTCTTCATATAGAAGTAAAGTTTTCTTTAAAGTATGTTCTGTAAACATTCTTCCCGCTTAAAGTAACacacaatacaatttttttgtatttttttttatttttttttataattttaattcttttataaACTTAagacttaaaataaaaatatttaaatttttttttgttggttgttttttgcttgacacaaatgccaaaaatgttttacattgttttatgtttttttaagcaaatatttttgtgaaatagttttcaattgttgttgtttctgttgttgttgttgttcttgcggTTGGTAGTGTGCagtttggtgttgttgttgttgttgtggcggAAGTTCTGTGAGATGGTGTCCTTCCAGCTCGGGTTTAGCCGCGACTCTCAAAAAGTAGACGACAAATGCCGAGTGCCGCCAGCCGAAGATCCGAGAAACTGAGAGAACGAATCCCGGGCAGAACAATCCGCCGAGTTTGCCGCTCCGCAGCGCTACTAATCCTACTACAAACTAAAGCAAACACAGCACGGAACGCCAAAAAGATCTAGACATGACGAGCCGAGCTGAAGATTATCGCCAACTTTCTTTAAAGAGGGGGCAGGAATCAATTGGATGTCGTTGCTGATTCCCGAAAGAAGTTGACTGATGATTGTTTGGTTGggtttggctgctgttgttgaattTACAGGCTCTTCTCGAGCTTGATCAGCTCGGTGATGCCATCGTACATCTCCTTGACGGCCTGGTATTCGGTGAGACCCATGCGACGCTTGTTGGAGATGTCATAGACACCGCCCTCGGCTTCGGTGTGCTCGCCGCGAGTGCCGCGCACCTGCAGGTTGTACTTGGC encodes the following:
- the LOC133845307 gene encoding arginine kinase 1-like, with the translated sequence MQCLRLRFRGILPRLVPIRYYAKKTDIPEDVMEEMEEGFINLCNSDSPSLLRKYLTRDLFDELKVKTTPTYKSNLLDCVRSGMYNFNSNVGIYAADPESYKTFAKLFDPIIEEYHGFKQGDKHPACCFGYGSDFPDLDPERKFILSTRIRCARSLDGFPFNPMLTHCDYAQLQTTICRAFDRLCGEFSGKYFAVCNMKDKVKEKLIADHYMFREDDPFLEQGMAFRYWPLGRGIYMNRQKTFIVWVNEEDHVRIISMEKGGDLGRVYERMIIGVESLAHEMKFAHDPHLGHLNFCPTNLGTSIRASVHIKLPSISSEATVVDVAQKYNLQVRGTRGENSSPDNGIYDISNKRRMGVTEYQIITEMYNGIKAIIETECQAAMDMERIMKATAKDNMVLKGEEMQKIKRVDKCSPKKKPGDEKTDDKKGAAKKTEAKKAGDKKTVAKKAAAKAAATATAAKKVAAKKPQAKKGGDKKDKKGGAGKKK